In Planktothrix sp. FACHB-1365, the genomic stretch AATTCGACTTTCTGAGTTTGACTATTATAGGCAAAAATATGCCAGCGATAAACATCATTTTCAATCGTGGGAACTAATACGATAGAAAACCAGCCTTTGTACAGGTTATTAATTAAACATAATTCTGTGGTGGGTTCGTAGAAAAAGTTACCATTCGCATCACGGAAGTCTAAGGAGTCAATATTAACGAGTCCATTAGACTCCTTATTCATATTTGTTATAGGCGTATGTTTCTGCTTACTGCGCTTAAACCGGACTTCTAACTTACGGTTTAGCTTATTGGTCATCCCATCTAACACAAAACGGTCTACTAACAGAGTATTAGACTTGGACTGGCGGAAAATGTAGACGTGTCCCAGAGCAGAAATCGCTTGAACAGGGGCGACTGCTGTTTCAGTCTCGGTTTTGTAGCGTGACCTCAGAACAAATTGGCTATTGTCCTTCTGGTAGGTGAGTTTAGCTGTTTCTTGATTAATGACGGACTGGTCATCTGCTTCATTGGGGAATTCCAAAGATTTCCAACTTTCCCAACCTGTTCTTTGGTCTGCCGGGGTGTTGAGGTAGCTATCTTCAAACCCATCTTGTTTAACAGTATAGGAAATTTTACCGTCGGCATCGGTGGCAAATACAACAACTTTACCCTCATGAGTAATGCTGTTGAGGTGTTGGAGCTTTGGTTGTGATAGGTACATGGGTTTCTAAAGGGTGGAAGCTTTAAATTAAATATGCCAAAAGCACATCTTTCTTATGATATATATTTTTTGGCTCCCGGAATATATTTCAATCTGATATAATCATCCGGTAAATCCTGCTATTAAGGTTAGTTTTTCAACCGCAAGATAACCGCTAATGATGATTCCGCTTGCTTTATAGGAATATGTCAGTGTGAGTGCTGCTGAAAAATTAAAGTTTTGTAATTCACAATTCTTTATCAATTTTGATTAAATACAGTAGTAATAAACTCACAAGTCGTGAAAATAAGTCACGGGAGGCGTAAAATTTTTACCCGACCGCAATCAAAAATTGCAATTTTTAAGCAAAATATTACATCTATCTTATCAATAAACGACTTGATCAGAGAATATCTCATTTACGGTATGAATATAGGGAAAAAACACTTTATAATGTTCTGGACTCAAACTATAATAAAGTTCCCAAAGCAGAGAATTTAACATATCCTGTACCAACTCCCAACTTACATTTAATCGGGGATATAAAATCACGCACATCGGAAATAACTCTTCTTGAACAGGTCGCAAACTGCCTTCTAACGCACACAAGCATAAATAAATTTGAAAAAGTTCAACATCTCGAATACTAGAATAGTGAACCATAGCATTTCCTAAATTGCCACTGATGCTCCGATAGCCGGGATGTAAATGACAAACTCGGTTATAAACACTGTGGGCAATTGTTGTTGTTTGAGACAGTAATTGTTGTACAGCAATTAAGGCTTCTGAATCTGTTGTATGGGTAGCTGCTAAGGCATGAACTTCGGCAATGGGGGCATGAAGATAATCTTCTACAGCTTTGAAATACAGTAAAAAAATTGAGCGGGATTTTAGGGGAATCCAATCTAATAAAATTTTGCCTACATAGTTAAATTCCATTGCTAAGACCGCTAGAAATACAGCACTTCTACTGGAATATTTACGGCGAATAGCAATAATTTCTCGACCGACTAAAACCGATAACCGGGAAGGATATTCATATTGGGCATAAGCTTCTATGGTTTCTCGATACAGATTGCAAGTATCTTGAATAATTTCTTTGGGTTTAATTAACTCTAAAAGACTTTGATGAGATTGAAGATAAGATCCGAGTACCCCATCAATTTTGTTCCAGGCAATTTCCCCGGCTATATTTAACATTTGCAAAAGCTGAGAAACAATCCGAGAACGCTGTTCATCAAACTCGGTAATATCAACTTGTTGATTGGGTTCAATTCCTGCCGATGGATGAGATGGGTTGGGACTCCAAATCATTGAGTAATATTGTTTTGCCCATTCAACTGCCATTAAGGTCATCATTTCAGAAGACTTAGAACTGGGCTTTTCATCTGGGCATTCTCCTGATACAATAGACTCAGAACAAGATGTTTGATCCAAAATAGTAAAAATTTTAGAGGCATCTTGATTACAGTTGCCGACGGGTGAACCTTCGTATTCGGGTTTCATCTTTACTTCCCTTTTGCAGACACCTATTAAACAATAACTCAGGTCAGTGGTGGGTTGTTGACATTGAATCCAGCGCTCACTTGCCTTTGTAAATTCGCCTTTGCTTATGCCAATGCAGTAGCTATAGAGTCATAATTTCTTAAGACTCTCTTAACTTAGATTTAAGGATCCGTTTAAGGCTAGATCCTCTCAAAATTAGAGGCATAAACGTAATAAAAGGGGGTTTGAGTTCAATATAAAGAATTGTGCACCTTAGACAGACTGAACTCTTTTAACTCCTGTTTTAGAGAAAAGTATCTGGTGCATCAGAATGGATGTCAGTCCCGGTATTAGATTTACCGAGAAAAAGGTTTAAATCTAGCTTGACTTTGAATTATACCATAATCTTCTTGATGGATAGACCCTGGTAAGGCAAATGTTAAAATATTATGAAGATTAGTTTTTCTAATCTTTGACCAAACTCCATTTTTAATCAAATACAGAACTGTCTGATCGGGGAAATAAGCTGAATAAAGCTGATTTTTCCTCAGTGTAAGTATTTTCCTGCCTCGATTAATTAGAATAGAAAAACAAATATCCTAGTTTGACAAGTTGTGGTAATCTATGCCTAACGCCCCCGCTATTGTCACCAGCTTGATTGTCGCAGTTTGGATCGCTGCGATCGCGATTCTCACTGTTCAAAATGCCAGCCCCATTTCGTTGAAGTTCCTCTTTTTTGAGTCTATTCAACTCCCCGTTGGTGTGATTCTAGCCTTCAGTGTAGTGAGTGGTCTTCTCGGTGCCGCCTTATTCAAACCCATAGCAGAATTAGTAGAGGGGGGAGCAGGGAAAAAGCAGGGGAGAAATCCTTAACTTTAGGGCTATACCCAAACCTCTATTTTCGTTGAAATAGCTGACACAACTCAATAACATGGGTTTGGAGGGTTGAACGTTCGTCTGCGCCACCTTTGAGATCAGCTTCAAGTTGAAGTAACAAAGGTAAGCTGTGTTGTAGTTGATTTAGGGTGAGGGTTTGTACTTCTTTTTGCAGAAAAAAGACACGGTTGGGGTTGCCAATTTCGGCAATTTTCGCAATTTCCTGTTTATCCCTAACTCCGGTTTCCATCATTAATTTAATCCATAACCACGTGCGAAATTGACTGACTAACGTGGCGACAATTTTTAATCCCGGTTCATTGTGTTGGAGTAACTCTGTAATTAACTCTAAGGCTTTACTGGTTTGTCCGGCTTTAATACAAGTGGCAAGTTTTAAGCTATTTTGAGTATTAGCCTGAACTAATAAGGAAATTTGCTCAAGGCTGAGGGGTTGACGAGTATTCCCAGCAAATAGCTTGAGTTTTTCCAATTCGTTATAGAGTTGTCGAGTATCATTTCCAACTAACTCTGCTAATAAAGTAATCCCATTAGGACTCAAATTGACCCCACGTTCCGTTGCTAAAGTTTTAACGTGCTGTTCTAATTTATCGATTTCCCAAGGTTTAATTCGAGAAAATTCTCGCAATTCTCCTTTAGATTTGTCAATATATTTCTTGAGTAATGTCGTGGACTTTAACCGACCGTCGGGTTTGTTAGAACCCGTTAAAAGCAACGTTGTCGTATCGGGGATCACCGAAAGGGTGCGTTCTAACTCTTGATAAATCTCCGTTGGACATTGTTGAAATAGGGACGTATCCACTAACCAAACGAAGCGTCCACCAAACCCAAAAGGAGGAGTCATGGCTTGATTAAGTCCCATAATCACAGAATTTTGTTGATCGGACAGAATTCTGTCAAAATTAAAACTAGCCCAACTGGGATCAAGGACGGACTCCCGCAATCGTTCAACCGCTTGCATTAAAGCAAAGTCATCGTCTCCCCAGTAGAGGTGGATAGGCATAATAACTTAATTTTTTCAAAAGAGGCGATTAAAATTGGACGATACTTATCAAGTTTATGTGAATCGGGTCGCGCGATTAACGCTGCCAGAATCCTATCACTCTCAGCTTGAGTATATTCAGGAGTCCCCTAAGTTTAAGCCTGACTCCCAGGGTAAACACCAAGCTGTGCCTTTTCCGGGTTATAGTATTATCACCCCTCCGGCTGAAGATGATGGGGACAATGAAGAATTTTATCAGAATCTCCAAACTTGTCAGCGGCAACTGAGTGAAAAGTTCGACCCCAATTTTTGGATTCCAATTCCCCAGGAAAGTTTACACTTTACCTTAGCGGATTTGATTTGGGATAGTGCTTATCGAGATGCCACCTCATCTGATCCCAGTTTTGCTCCGAAGTTACATGAAGCGATCGCTCAATCGTTTCAAAGTTTTCAATCGACGCCTATTCCCCAGGGAATTCGTTGGCAAATTTTCGGTTTTATGTTAATGCCAAGGGCGATCGCCGTTTGTCTGGTTCCCCGTGATCAAGAGTCCTATCAAAAAACAACTGAATTCCGGCGTGCTATCTATCAAAATCCAAGTTTAATTCCATTAGGTGTCGATCAACAATATTATTTAACGGCTCACATCACATTGGGTTATTTCGGAACAATTCCTGAAGATTTAGATCGGGGTCATTTTTGTAATATTCTCTCTTCTTTCAATCAACAATGGTTAGATTCAACTCAAGAAATTTGGGTTAAACGAGCAGAACTCCGCAAGTTTGATGACATGACTCGCTATTATCGAGAACCAGACTGGCCTGTTTTTAAATTTTAAACCTTAAGCGTTGTTGGTTGATGGTTAACCGTTAACTGTCAACCAATAACAAACCATCCTTGAAAGCTAATGTTAATAGAAATTCATCCGATTCAATCCCAGAGTTTTGCAATTATTGATCAAGAAATTGGTGAACATTCGTTTAATTCGGCTGAATATGCGATTGTAAGACGAGTTATTCATAGTACGGCTGACTTTGAATTTTCCCAGTTAATTCGGTTTAGTCCAAATGCGATAGAACAGGGAATTTTAGGCTTAAAACAACGAGTTCCGATTATTGTTGATGTGGGAATGGTTAAACAAGGAGTCGCTAATTTAGTGGCTAAAACCTTTAATAATCCCTTAATTTGTGCGGTTGAAGCGGTATCGACTCCCTTGGCGGGTAAAACCCTCACCGAAACGGGATTAATTCAGGTTGTTCAAGAGTTTCCCCAGAGTATTATTGTGATTGGTAATGCTCCAACGGCGTTAATTTCCCTGTGTTCTTTAATTGAACAAAAGTTAGTTTTTCCAAGTTTGGTGATTGGGGTTCCTGTGGGTTTTGTTTCTGTAGTAGAGTCTAAAATGATGTTAGCTCAAATGTCTGTTCCTCAAATTCGAGTGGAGGGAAGAAAAGGGGGCTCTCCCGTAGCAGCAGCCATTTTAAATGCTTTAATTGTTTTAGCTACCTCTGAAAAATAGGGTTCAATAAATATAAGGATTGTACATTAATTATTAATTTGAAATTCTATAATGATTTATGTTGTTGGTATTGGGTTAGATGGGAGATCAGGACTGAGTGAGTCTGTTCTTAATATCATTGCAGGTGCAACTGTATTAGTCGGAAGCGATCGCCATTTAAGTTATTTTCCTGAACATCTAGCTGCTCGTTTAATCTTAGGAGATTTAACAGAAATAATTGTTTCTATTCGTCAGCAATTAACAAGATGGGAAATTGAAAAAAAACAATCTACTAATAATTATATTGTCATTTTAGTATCGGGTGATCCGTTATTTTTTGGATTAGGTCGTTTATTAATTGCTGAATTTCCGCCGGAACAATTAACGTTTTATCCCCATATTAGCTCGATTCAATTAGCCTTTAATCGGATTAAAATTCCTTGGCAAGATGCACGAATTCTAAGTGTTCATGGTCGTTCTATGGAAACCTTAATTCAAGCTTTACAACAGGGAGCAGAAAAAATAGCAATTTTAACGGATAATCTTTATAATCCCTCGGCGATCGCTCAATTAATCAAGAGTTTAGATTTACCAAGTCGTTATCAATTTTGGGTCTGCGAAAATTTAGGGGGAAAGGATGAACGAGTCCAACAATGGGAGATAGAATCTTTAAAAAATCCAGAATTTTCTTCCTTAAATATTGTAATATTATTACGTGAATCTGGTTTAAGAATAGAGCCTTTAGAGTTATCTAAAATTCCGACTTTTGGCATTCCTGATCAACTGTTTTTCAGTTATAGCGATCGCCCTGGACTGATGACAAAGCGGGAAGTTAGGACTTTAATCTTAGGAGAACTAGCTTTACAGCCGAAACAAACGATTTGGGATATTGGAGCCGGGACGGGTTCGGTTTCGATAGAAATTGCCAGACTTTTTCCTGATTCTACCGTTTATTCTATCGAAAAAACAGCCGCCGGAACAACTTTAATTGAACAGAATCGCCAACGATTTCAAGTTAATAATGTCGTTTCTATTCATGGTGAAGCTCCCGAAATTTTACATCATTTACGCTCACCGAATCGGATTTTTATTGGGGGAAGTGGAAACAATTTAAGCGAAATTTTAGGGATTTGCAGTATTCGTTTATCTCCGGGGGGTGTGATGGTTTTAGCCTTAGCAACCATTGAACATTTAAACACGGCGTTAAATTGGTTAGACCAACGAAAACGCATTGAACGGAGTTGGAGTTATCGGATTTTAACGGTACAATTATCCCGTTCCGTTCCCGTTGCTAATTTAACCCGTTTTTCTCCTCTCAACCCTGTTACGTTGTTAACGATTTGTCACCATAGTTTATTTGCGTAAGTTAAGTTTAAGCAGGTTGGCTTGGTAAGCTTCGCAATCCCTCTGGGTCAGGGTTTTAGTTTGGGAGAAGGAATCGGAAGCAGAGGTTTGATGAGGAAGATGAGGCAGCTTAGAACAGGTAATCAACGATTTTATGGGCTTGCGAGG encodes the following:
- a CDS encoding LapA family protein, with the translated sequence MPNAPAIVTSLIVAVWIAAIAILTVQNASPISLKFLFFESIQLPVGVILAFSVVSGLLGAALFKPIAELVEGGAGKKQGRNP
- the holA gene encoding DNA polymerase III subunit delta, whose amino-acid sequence is MPIHLYWGDDDFALMQAVERLRESVLDPSWASFNFDRILSDQQNSVIMGLNQAMTPPFGFGGRFVWLVDTSLFQQCPTEIYQELERTLSVIPDTTTLLLTGSNKPDGRLKSTTLLKKYIDKSKGELREFSRIKPWEIDKLEQHVKTLATERGVNLSPNGITLLAELVGNDTRQLYNELEKLKLFAGNTRQPLSLEQISLLVQANTQNSLKLATCIKAGQTSKALELITELLQHNEPGLKIVATLVSQFRTWLWIKLMMETGVRDKQEIAKIAEIGNPNRVFFLQKEVQTLTLNQLQHSLPLLLQLEADLKGGADERSTLQTHVIELCQLFQRK
- a CDS encoding DUF1868 domain-containing protein; translation: MDDTYQVYVNRVARLTLPESYHSQLEYIQESPKFKPDSQGKHQAVPFPGYSIITPPAEDDGDNEEFYQNLQTCQRQLSEKFDPNFWIPIPQESLHFTLADLIWDSAYRDATSSDPSFAPKLHEAIAQSFQSFQSTPIPQGIRWQIFGFMLMPRAIAVCLVPRDQESYQKTTEFRRAIYQNPSLIPLGVDQQYYLTAHITLGYFGTIPEDLDRGHFCNILSSFNQQWLDSTQEIWVKRAELRKFDDMTRYYREPDWPVFKF
- a CDS encoding cobalt-precorrin-8X methylmutase, producing MLIEIHPIQSQSFAIIDQEIGEHSFNSAEYAIVRRVIHSTADFEFSQLIRFSPNAIEQGILGLKQRVPIIVDVGMVKQGVANLVAKTFNNPLICAVEAVSTPLAGKTLTETGLIQVVQEFPQSIIVIGNAPTALISLCSLIEQKLVFPSLVIGVPVGFVSVVESKMMLAQMSVPQIRVEGRKGGSPVAAAILNALIVLATSEK
- the cbiE gene encoding precorrin-6y C5,15-methyltransferase (decarboxylating) subunit CbiE — protein: MMIYVVGIGLDGRSGLSESVLNIIAGATVLVGSDRHLSYFPEHLAARLILGDLTEIIVSIRQQLTRWEIEKKQSTNNYIVILVSGDPLFFGLGRLLIAEFPPEQLTFYPHISSIQLAFNRIKIPWQDARILSVHGRSMETLIQALQQGAEKIAILTDNLYNPSAIAQLIKSLDLPSRYQFWVCENLGGKDERVQQWEIESLKNPEFSSLNIVILLRESGLRIEPLELSKIPTFGIPDQLFFSYSDRPGLMTKREVRTLILGELALQPKQTIWDIGAGTGSVSIEIARLFPDSTVYSIEKTAAGTTLIEQNRQRFQVNNVVSIHGEAPEILHHLRSPNRIFIGGSGNNLSEILGICSIRLSPGGVMVLALATIEHLNTALNWLDQRKRIERSWSYRILTVQLSRSVPVANLTRFSPLNPVTLLTICHHSLFA